One region of Streptomyces sp. CG4 genomic DNA includes:
- a CDS encoding Rv2578c family radical SAM protein, with protein MRWENLTVESGAAGESGASGERAEHGRAAEAALFGADAVTTRTFDTPEFRGITFHEVRARSVLNRVPGASRMPFEWTVNPYRGCTHACVYCFARKTHSYLDLDTGLGFDSQIVVKVNAPEVLRRQLASRRWQGDHVAMGTNVDCYQRAEGRYRLMPGIISALTEHANPFSILTKGTLILRDLDLLVRAAQVTDVGISVSVGFLDTELWRTVEPGTPAPERRLDVVRTLGEHGIGCGVLMAPVIPFLSDHPAQLRAAVRAIAAAGATSVTPLTLHLRPGAREWFMAWLGRHHPYLVRRYERLYVEGAYAPKWYQRRITRQVHELAEEYGIGPTRAGLARRIGPPRPAGPGPVTEPTQLTLM; from the coding sequence AGCGCGCCGAGCACGGCCGGGCCGCCGAGGCCGCGTTGTTCGGCGCGGACGCCGTGACCACGCGCACCTTCGACACGCCCGAGTTCCGCGGGATCACCTTCCACGAGGTCCGGGCGCGCTCGGTGCTGAACCGGGTGCCTGGCGCCTCGCGCATGCCCTTCGAGTGGACGGTCAACCCCTATCGGGGCTGCACGCACGCGTGCGTGTACTGCTTCGCCCGCAAGACGCACAGCTATCTGGACCTCGACACGGGCCTCGGCTTCGACTCCCAGATCGTGGTCAAGGTGAACGCGCCCGAAGTGCTGCGCCGTCAGCTCGCCTCCCGCCGCTGGCAGGGCGATCACGTGGCGATGGGCACGAATGTCGACTGCTATCAGCGCGCCGAGGGCCGCTACCGGCTGATGCCGGGCATCATCTCCGCCCTCACCGAGCACGCCAACCCGTTCTCGATCCTCACCAAGGGCACCCTGATCCTGCGCGATCTGGACCTGCTGGTCCGTGCGGCCCAGGTGACGGACGTGGGCATCTCGGTCTCCGTCGGCTTCCTCGACACCGAGCTGTGGCGCACGGTGGAGCCGGGCACGCCCGCGCCCGAGCGCCGCCTGGACGTCGTACGCACCCTGGGCGAGCACGGCATCGGCTGCGGGGTGCTGATGGCACCGGTGATCCCGTTCCTGAGCGACCACCCGGCCCAACTGCGGGCCGCGGTACGGGCGATCGCGGCGGCCGGGGCCACGTCGGTGACCCCGCTCACGCTGCATCTGCGCCCCGGCGCGCGGGAGTGGTTCATGGCCTGGCTCGGCCGGCACCATCCGTATCTGGTGCGGCGCTACGAGCGGCTGTACGTGGAGGGCGCCTACGCGCCCAAGTGGTACCAGCGCCGGATCACCCGTCAGGTGCACGAGCTGGCCGAGGAGTACGGCATCGGGCCCACGCGCGCGGGACTGGCCCGCCGGATCGGCCCGCCACGGCCGGCCGGACCCGGGCCCGTGACCGAACCGACCCAGCTCACCCTCATGTGA
- a CDS encoding alpha/beta hydrolase, translating into MRTRAAVLCASAAVLAGSVTAPPAQAAPAAPAAPLTWKTCGTVVYPTLQCASLKVPLDHSQPTGRQLTLALTRVPHTAETSQGPLLVNPGGPGGSGLLLAGYVASALPKSVAAQYDVIGFDPRGVGHSSPALDCAPGHFKTVRPDTVPASAVLERTNLERATSFATDCGRKYADVLPYMDTVSTVRDMDAIRQALGAPSISYFGYSYGTYLGAVYAKLYPQRVRRLVLDSVVDPTGVWYKDNLSQDYAFNNRHRALMAWIARYDSTYHLGKDPAKVEAAWYAMRAALAKEPADGTVGASELEDTFIPGGYYDGYWPYLAEAFAAYVRDKNTKPLVAVYEKFGAVDASGDNGYSVYAAVQCQDSSWPTDWKRWRADTWAVYRKAPFMAWSNAWYNAPCAFWPAPKHKAVGIANTQLPPALLFQATDDAATPYPGGVTVHRLLARSSLVVEDGGGNHGITLSDNTCLDTYLAAYLNDGTVPHGSGAADAVCKKSPDPKPLATKAGTTVPRGATLHDLLGYRH; encoded by the coding sequence ATGAGAACACGCGCAGCCGTGCTGTGCGCATCCGCCGCCGTGCTGGCGGGCTCGGTCACGGCCCCGCCCGCCCAGGCGGCCCCGGCCGCTCCCGCCGCCCCGCTCACCTGGAAGACCTGCGGCACCGTGGTCTATCCGACGCTCCAATGCGCGTCCCTGAAGGTGCCGCTGGACCACTCCCAGCCGACGGGCCGGCAGCTCACCCTCGCCCTGACCCGCGTCCCGCACACCGCGGAGACCTCCCAGGGCCCCCTCCTGGTCAACCCCGGCGGGCCCGGCGGCAGCGGCCTGCTGCTCGCCGGATACGTCGCCTCGGCCCTGCCGAAGAGCGTCGCCGCGCAGTACGACGTCATCGGCTTCGACCCGCGCGGAGTCGGCCACAGCAGCCCGGCCCTGGACTGCGCCCCCGGCCACTTCAAGACGGTGCGCCCGGACACCGTGCCCGCCTCGGCCGTGCTGGAGCGGACCAACCTGGAGCGCGCGACCTCCTTCGCCACCGACTGCGGCCGCAAGTACGCCGACGTGCTGCCGTACATGGACACCGTCAGCACCGTGCGCGACATGGACGCCATCCGCCAGGCGCTCGGCGCGCCGAGCATCAGCTACTTCGGCTACTCCTACGGCACCTACCTCGGCGCGGTCTACGCGAAGCTCTACCCGCAGCGGGTCCGGCGCCTGGTGCTGGACTCGGTCGTCGACCCGACCGGCGTCTGGTACAAGGACAACCTCAGCCAGGACTACGCCTTCAACAACCGTCACCGCGCGCTGATGGCGTGGATCGCCCGGTACGACTCCACGTACCACCTCGGCAAGGACCCCGCGAAGGTCGAGGCCGCGTGGTACGCGATGCGGGCGGCCCTGGCGAAGGAGCCGGCCGACGGCACGGTGGGCGCCTCCGAGCTGGAGGACACCTTCATCCCCGGCGGCTACTACGACGGCTACTGGCCGTATCTCGCCGAGGCGTTCGCGGCGTACGTGCGCGACAAGAACACCAAGCCGCTGGTGGCGGTGTACGAGAAGTTCGGTGCCGTGGACGCCTCGGGCGACAACGGCTACAGCGTCTACGCGGCGGTGCAGTGCCAAGACTCCTCCTGGCCCACCGACTGGAAGCGCTGGCGTGCCGACACCTGGGCGGTGTACCGCAAGGCACCCTTCATGGCCTGGAGCAACGCCTGGTACAACGCGCCGTGCGCGTTCTGGCCGGCCCCGAAGCACAAGGCGGTGGGCATCGCCAACACCCAGCTGCCGCCGGCGCTGCTCTTCCAGGCGACCGACGACGCGGCCACGCCGTACCCCGGCGGTGTCACGGTCCACCGGCTGCTCGCCCGCTCCAGCCTGGTTGTCGAGGACGGCGGCGGCAACCATGGCATCACGCTGAGCGACAACACCTGCCTGGACACGTACCTGGCCGCGTATCTCAACGACGGTACGGTGCCGCACGGCTCGGGTGCCGCGGACGCGGTCTGCAAGAAGTCGCCGGACCCGAAGCCGCTGGCCACGAAGGCCGGGACGACCGTCCCCCGCGGCGCGACCCTGCACGACCTGCTGGGTTACCGTCACTGA
- a CDS encoding RidA family protein — translation MSEPTRIPAPDGVAPAAQYSHVVSATGRLVAVSGQLALDEDGKLVGAGDPAAQARQVFENLGRCLAAVGAGFEHVVKLTYFVTDTAHLPAIRAARAAHIPDDRLPASSAVQVAALVAPEFLMEIEALAVVGEQGA, via the coding sequence GTGAGTGAACCGACCCGGATCCCCGCCCCCGACGGTGTGGCCCCCGCCGCCCAGTACAGCCATGTCGTCTCGGCGACCGGCCGTCTCGTCGCCGTCTCCGGCCAGCTCGCGCTGGACGAGGACGGCAAGCTGGTCGGCGCGGGCGACCCCGCGGCCCAGGCCCGCCAGGTGTTCGAGAACCTCGGGCGCTGCCTGGCCGCGGTCGGCGCCGGCTTCGAGCACGTGGTGAAGCTGACCTACTTCGTCACGGACACGGCCCATCTGCCGGCGATCCGCGCGGCCCGCGCCGCCCACATACCCGACGACCGTCTCCCGGCGTCCTCCGCGGTCCAGGTCGCGGCGCTGGTGGCTCCGGAGTTCCTGATGGAGATCGAGGCACTGGCGGTGGTGGGCGAACAGGGCGCCTGA
- a CDS encoding adenylosuccinate lyase encodes MDEELRSLTERLRQESRGTAAFDRLLATEDHDELAEVLTAPGQPLWARELAAFRLGVAGDRRAFESLVLLLNHRDPPRCASAAHALARLGDPRTARAAAALATNELRVAYALHPVRLLAELRAPESVPALITTLERRLRPHDPYRRVALACVEGLGTLADPRARRVLKEALAHPALARAAVHALASIPEAEQAR; translated from the coding sequence GTGGACGAAGAGTTGCGATCGCTCACGGAGCGCTTACGGCAGGAGTCGCGCGGCACGGCGGCGTTCGACCGGCTGCTGGCGACCGAGGACCACGACGAACTCGCGGAGGTGCTCACCGCGCCCGGACAGCCGCTCTGGGCCAGGGAGCTGGCCGCCTTCCGGCTCGGCGTCGCCGGCGACCGGCGTGCCTTCGAGTCCCTGGTACTCCTCCTCAATCACCGCGACCCCCCGCGCTGTGCCTCCGCCGCCCACGCCCTCGCCCGGCTCGGCGACCCGCGTACGGCCCGGGCCGCGGCGGCGCTGGCGACGAACGAGCTGCGGGTGGCCTACGCCCTGCACCCGGTACGGCTCCTGGCCGAACTCCGCGCTCCCGAGTCCGTCCCGGCGCTCATCACCACGCTGGAGCGCCGACTGCGCCCCCATGACCCCTACCGGCGTGTCGCCCTCGCCTGCGTCGAGGGCCTGGGCACCCTCGCCGACCCCCGCGCCCGCCGTGTCCTGAAGGAGGCCCTCGCCCACCCGGCGCTGGCGAGGGCGGCGGTGCACGCGCTGGCGAGCATCCCGGAGGCGGAACAGGCCAGATGA
- a CDS encoding 3-hydroxyacyl-CoA dehydrogenase family protein: MATPLSPQSGTPLSPFKTIAVVGLGTMGTGITEVLAKAGREVIGIDVSEAQAAKCVAALEARTAHCVERGRLTEQERTEALARIRTTTDLTAAADADLVIEVAPESYEIKQQIFRELDGIVRPETILATGTNALSVTRLAADSARPERVLGLHFFNPAPAMKLVEVVSSVLTAPQAVAAVTDLAIELGKEPVAVGDRPGFVADGLLFGYLNQAAAMYEARYASREDIDAAMRLGCGLPMGPLALLDLIGIDTARTVLEAMYAESRDRLHAPAPILKQLSEAGLTGRKSGRGFYSYAAPGSATVVPDALTPAEGDTKATGRTVRSVGVAGSGTMASGIAEVFAKAGYDVVLAARSEEKAQAAKARIGKSLSRSVDKGRLTAEAAAQILDRIAPAGSYDAFAEVDLAVEAIAEDLEIKQQLFATLDKVCKPGAVLATTTSSLPVVACARATSRPQDVIGMHFFNPAPAMKLVEVVRTVLTADDVHATVREVCTKIKKHAVDCGDRAGFIVNALLFPYLNNAIKMVQEHYASLDDIDAAMKLGGGYPMGPFELLDVVGLDVSLAIEKVLHREFRDPGLAPAPLLEHLVAAGCLGRKTGRGFREYARR, from the coding sequence ATGGCCACTCCCCTGTCCCCCCAGTCCGGCACCCCGCTGTCCCCGTTCAAGACGATCGCCGTCGTCGGCCTCGGCACCATGGGCACCGGCATCACCGAGGTCCTCGCGAAGGCCGGTCGCGAGGTGATCGGCATCGACGTCAGCGAGGCCCAGGCCGCGAAGTGCGTCGCCGCTCTGGAGGCCCGTACCGCCCACTGCGTGGAGCGCGGCCGGCTCACCGAGCAGGAGCGCACCGAGGCACTGGCCCGGATCCGCACCACCACCGACCTCACCGCGGCGGCCGACGCCGACCTCGTCATCGAGGTGGCCCCGGAGTCGTACGAGATCAAGCAGCAGATCTTCCGCGAGCTGGACGGCATCGTCCGCCCGGAGACGATCCTCGCGACCGGCACCAACGCCCTGTCCGTCACCCGGCTCGCGGCCGACTCGGCCCGCCCCGAGCGGGTGCTCGGCCTGCACTTCTTCAACCCGGCGCCGGCGATGAAGCTGGTCGAGGTGGTCTCCTCGGTGCTGACCGCGCCGCAGGCCGTCGCCGCGGTCACGGACCTCGCGATCGAGCTGGGCAAGGAGCCGGTCGCGGTCGGCGACCGCCCGGGGTTCGTCGCCGACGGCCTGCTGTTCGGCTATCTCAACCAGGCCGCCGCGATGTACGAGGCGCGCTACGCCTCCCGCGAGGACATCGACGCGGCGATGCGGCTCGGCTGCGGTCTGCCGATGGGTCCGCTCGCCCTGCTGGACCTGATCGGCATCGACACCGCGCGGACGGTCCTGGAGGCCATGTACGCCGAGTCCCGCGACCGGCTGCACGCCCCGGCGCCGATCCTGAAGCAGCTCAGCGAGGCGGGCCTGACCGGCCGCAAGTCCGGGCGCGGCTTCTACAGCTACGCGGCGCCGGGCAGCGCCACGGTCGTGCCGGACGCGCTGACCCCGGCGGAGGGAGACACCAAGGCCACCGGCCGCACCGTCCGCTCGGTGGGCGTCGCCGGTTCCGGCACCATGGCCTCGGGCATCGCCGAGGTGTTCGCCAAGGCGGGCTACGACGTCGTCCTGGCCGCGCGCAGCGAGGAGAAGGCACAGGCCGCCAAGGCCCGTATCGGCAAGTCGCTTTCGCGCTCTGTCGACAAGGGCCGGCTGACCGCCGAGGCCGCCGCGCAGATCCTGGACCGGATCGCCCCGGCCGGGTCCTACGACGCCTTCGCCGAGGTCGACCTGGCCGTCGAGGCGATCGCCGAGGACCTGGAGATCAAGCAGCAGCTGTTCGCCACGCTGGACAAGGTCTGCAAGCCCGGCGCGGTCCTCGCCACCACCACCTCCTCGCTGCCCGTCGTCGCCTGCGCCCGCGCCACCTCGCGCCCGCAGGACGTGATCGGCATGCACTTCTTCAACCCGGCGCCGGCGATGAAGCTGGTCGAGGTCGTGCGGACCGTGCTGACGGCCGACGACGTCCACGCGACCGTCCGCGAGGTCTGCACGAAGATCAAGAAGCACGCGGTGGACTGCGGCGACCGGGCGGGCTTCATCGTGAACGCGCTGCTGTTCCCGTACCTGAACAACGCGATCAAGATGGTCCAGGAGCACTACGCGTCCCTGGACGACATCGACGCCGCGATGAAGCTCGGCGGCGGCTACCCGATGGGCCCCTTCGAGCTGCTGGACGTGGTCGGCCTGGACGTCTCGCTGGCGATCGAGAAGGTCCTGCACCGCGAGTTCCGCGACCCCGGCCTCGCCCCGGCCCCGCTGCTGGAGCACCTGGTGGCCGCGGGCTGCCTCGGCCGCAAGACCGGCCGCGGCTTCCGCGAGTATGCCCGCCGCTGA
- a CDS encoding TetR family transcriptional regulator: protein MSQPAKSSRTPATPDAPESAAGSRAAAQRLKMRRELAAAAMELFATKGYEATTVDEIAAAAGVARRTFFRHFRSKEEAIFPDHDDTLIRAEAVLNAAPAHEHPLDTVCRGIKEVMKMYAAAPEISVARYKLTREVPTLREAEIASVARYERLFTRYLLGHFDEHAHADDANDDPLLAEVAASAVVTAHNHVLRRWLRAGGQGDVEAQLDHAFAIVRKTFGTGIGAGRGPAPGPAAGTVPATASAHGEVLVTVARTDAPLDEVMRTIEEALKER, encoded by the coding sequence ATGTCCCAGCCCGCCAAGTCCTCACGTACACCAGCTACGCCCGACGCGCCGGAAAGTGCCGCAGGCAGTCGCGCCGCCGCCCAGCGGCTCAAGATGCGCCGAGAACTGGCGGCCGCAGCCATGGAGCTGTTCGCGACCAAGGGGTACGAGGCGACCACCGTCGACGAGATCGCGGCCGCCGCCGGGGTCGCCCGCCGCACCTTTTTCCGCCACTTCCGTTCCAAGGAAGAGGCGATCTTCCCCGACCACGACGACACGCTGATCCGCGCGGAGGCGGTCCTCAACGCCGCCCCCGCGCACGAGCACCCGCTCGACACCGTGTGCCGCGGCATCAAGGAAGTCATGAAGATGTACGCGGCCGCGCCGGAGATCTCGGTGGCCCGCTACAAGCTGACCCGCGAGGTGCCCACCCTCCGGGAGGCCGAGATCGCCTCGGTGGCCCGCTACGAACGCCTCTTCACCCGCTACCTCCTCGGCCACTTCGACGAGCACGCGCACGCCGACGACGCCAACGACGACCCATTGCTGGCCGAGGTGGCCGCCTCCGCCGTCGTCACCGCCCACAACCACGTCCTGCGGCGCTGGCTGCGGGCGGGCGGCCAGGGCGACGTCGAGGCGCAGCTGGACCACGCCTTCGCGATCGTGCGGAAGACCTTCGGCACCGGGATCGGGGCCGGGCGCGGTCCGGCGCCGGGCCCGGCCGCCGGCACCGTCCCGGCGACGGCGTCCGCGCACGGCGAGGTGCTCGTCACGGTCGCCCGTACCGACGCTCCGCTGGACGAGGTCATGCGGACCATCGAGGAGGCGCTGAAGGAGCGCTGA
- the ccrA gene encoding crotonyl-CoA carboxylase/reductase, with translation MTVKDILDAIQSPESTPADFAALPLPESYRAITVHKDETEMFAGLDTRDKDPRKSIHLDEVPVPELGPGEALVAVMASSVNYNSVWTSIFEPLPTFGFLERYGKVSELTRRHDLPYHIIGSDLAGVVLRTGPGVNAWKPGDEVVAHCLSVELESSDGHNDTMLDPEQRIWGFETNFGGLAEVALVKSNQLMPKPAHLSWEEAAAPGLVNSTAYRQLVSRNGAQMKQGDNVLIWGASGGLGSYATQFALAGGATPICVVSSEQKAEIARKMGAELIIDRNAEGYKFWKDEHTQDPKEWKRFGKRIRELTGGEDVDIVFEHPGRETFGASVYVTRKGGTIVTCASTSGYQHEYDNRYLWMSLKRIIGSHFANYREAWEANRLVAKGRIHPTLSKVYSLEETGQAAYDVHRNLHQGKVGVLCLAPEEGLGVRDEEMRAKHIDAINRFRNV, from the coding sequence GTGACCGTGAAGGACATCCTGGACGCGATCCAGTCGCCGGAATCGACGCCGGCCGACTTCGCCGCCCTGCCGCTCCCCGAGTCGTACCGCGCGATCACCGTGCACAAGGACGAGACGGAGATGTTCGCGGGCCTGGACACCCGCGACAAGGACCCGCGCAAGTCGATCCACCTCGACGAGGTGCCCGTGCCCGAACTCGGCCCGGGCGAAGCCCTGGTGGCCGTCATGGCTTCCTCAGTCAACTACAACTCGGTGTGGACCTCGATCTTCGAGCCGCTGCCGACGTTCGGCTTCCTGGAGCGCTACGGCAAGGTCAGCGAGCTGACCCGCCGGCACGACCTGCCGTACCACATCATCGGCTCCGACCTCGCGGGCGTCGTCCTGCGCACCGGTCCGGGCGTCAACGCCTGGAAGCCCGGTGACGAGGTCGTCGCCCACTGTCTGTCCGTCGAGCTGGAGTCCTCCGACGGCCACAACGACACCATGCTCGACCCCGAGCAGCGCATCTGGGGCTTCGAGACCAACTTCGGCGGCCTCGCCGAGGTCGCGCTCGTCAAGTCCAACCAGCTGATGCCGAAGCCGGCCCACCTGTCGTGGGAGGAGGCCGCGGCCCCCGGCCTGGTGAACTCCACCGCCTACCGCCAGCTGGTCTCCCGCAACGGCGCCCAGATGAAGCAGGGCGACAACGTCCTGATCTGGGGCGCGAGCGGAGGACTCGGCTCGTACGCCACCCAGTTCGCGCTGGCCGGCGGCGCCACCCCGATCTGTGTGGTCTCCAGCGAGCAGAAGGCCGAGATCGCGCGGAAGATGGGCGCCGAGCTGATCATCGACCGCAACGCCGAGGGCTACAAGTTCTGGAAGGACGAGCACACCCAGGACCCGAAGGAGTGGAAGCGCTTCGGCAAGCGCATCCGCGAACTGACCGGCGGCGAGGACGTCGACATCGTCTTCGAGCACCCCGGCCGCGAGACCTTCGGTGCCTCGGTCTACGTCACCCGCAAGGGCGGCACGATCGTCACCTGCGCCTCCACCTCGGGCTACCAGCACGAGTACGACAACCGCTACCTGTGGATGTCCCTGAAGCGGATCATCGGCTCCCACTTCGCCAACTACCGCGAGGCCTGGGAGGCCAACCGCCTCGTCGCCAAGGGCAGGATCCACCCGACCCTGTCGAAGGTGTACTCGCTGGAAGAGACCGGCCAGGCGGCGTACGACGTCCACCGCAACCTGCACCAGGGCAAGGTCGGCGTGCTGTGTCTCGCGCCCGAGGAAGGCCTCGGTGTGCGCGACGAGGAGATGCGCGCCAAGCACATCGACGCCATCAACCGTTTCCGCAACGTCTGA
- a CDS encoding protein meaA has product MTERQKDRPWLMRTYAGHSTAEASNELYRRNLAKGQTGLSVAFDLPTQTGYDPDHILARGEVGRVGVPVAHLGDMRRLFQDIPLEQMNTSMTINATAMWLLALYQVVAEEQGADITKLQGTTQNDIVKEYLSRGTHVFPPGPSLRLTTDMIAYTVSHIPKWNPINICSYHLQEAGATPVQEIAYAMSTAIAVLDAVRDSGQVPQERMGDVVARISFFVNAGVRFVEEMCKMRAFGRIWDKVTRERYGIENAKQRRFRYGVQVNSLGLTEAQPENNVQRIVLEMLAVTLSKDARARAVQLPAWNEALGLPRPWDQQWSLRIQQVLAYESDLLEYEDIFEGSKVIEAKVDQLVTDSLAEIDRIQEMGGAMAAVESGYLKSQLVASHAERRARIESGQEKIIGVNAFEGTEPNPLTADLDTAIMTVDPAVEARVIDSLQNWRDTRYQPPFNHPRPCKALERLKEAAKGTGNLMEATLECARAGVTTGEWAGALREVFGEFRAPTGVSSAPVAVPVEAGSALAEVRAKVDATARDLGVGKLRFLVGKPGLDGHSNGAEQIAVRARDAGFEVVYQGIRLTPEQIVDAALAEDVHAVGLSILSGSHAQLVPDVLQRLRVAGATDIPVIAGGIIPNGDAEQLRAAGVAAVFTPKDFDITGIIGAIVDEIRKANKLDPLEVPA; this is encoded by the coding sequence ATGACAGAGCGTCAGAAGGACCGTCCGTGGCTCATGCGGACGTACGCGGGCCACTCGACGGCCGAGGCGTCCAACGAGCTGTACCGGCGCAACCTCGCGAAGGGCCAGACCGGTCTGTCGGTGGCCTTCGACCTGCCGACGCAGACCGGCTACGACCCCGACCACATCCTCGCCCGCGGCGAGGTCGGCCGGGTCGGCGTGCCCGTCGCGCACCTCGGTGACATGCGCCGGCTGTTCCAGGACATTCCCCTGGAGCAGATGAACACCTCGATGACGATCAATGCCACCGCCATGTGGCTGCTGGCGCTCTATCAGGTCGTCGCCGAGGAGCAGGGCGCGGACATCACCAAGCTCCAGGGCACGACTCAGAACGACATCGTCAAGGAGTACCTGTCCCGGGGCACCCATGTGTTCCCGCCGGGGCCCTCGCTCCGCCTGACGACGGACATGATCGCGTACACGGTCTCCCACATCCCGAAGTGGAACCCGATCAACATCTGCAGCTACCACCTGCAGGAGGCCGGGGCCACGCCGGTGCAGGAGATCGCGTACGCGATGTCCACCGCGATCGCCGTCCTCGACGCCGTGCGCGACTCCGGCCAGGTGCCGCAGGAGCGCATGGGCGACGTGGTGGCCCGTATCTCCTTCTTCGTGAACGCGGGCGTCCGCTTCGTCGAGGAGATGTGCAAGATGCGCGCGTTCGGCCGCATCTGGGACAAGGTCACCCGCGAGCGCTACGGCATCGAGAACGCCAAGCAGCGCCGGTTCCGCTACGGCGTCCAGGTCAACTCTCTGGGTCTGACCGAGGCGCAGCCGGAGAACAACGTCCAGCGGATCGTGCTGGAGATGCTGGCCGTGACGCTGTCGAAGGACGCACGCGCGCGTGCCGTGCAGCTGCCGGCCTGGAACGAGGCCCTCGGCCTGCCCCGGCCGTGGGACCAGCAGTGGTCGCTGCGCATCCAGCAGGTGCTCGCCTACGAGAGCGACCTGCTGGAGTACGAGGACATCTTCGAGGGCTCGAAGGTGATCGAGGCGAAGGTGGACCAGCTGGTCACCGACTCCCTCGCGGAGATCGACCGCATCCAGGAGATGGGCGGCGCGATGGCCGCCGTGGAGTCCGGCTACCTGAAGTCGCAGCTGGTCGCCTCGCACGCCGAGCGCCGGGCGCGGATCGAGTCCGGCCAGGAGAAGATCATCGGTGTCAACGCGTTCGAGGGCACCGAGCCCAACCCGCTCACGGCCGACCTGGACACCGCGATCATGACGGTCGACCCGGCGGTCGAGGCCCGGGTCATCGACTCGCTGCAGAACTGGCGCGACACGCGGTACCAGCCGCCCTTCAACCACCCGCGCCCCTGCAAGGCGCTGGAGCGGCTGAAGGAGGCCGCCAAGGGCACCGGCAACCTGATGGAGGCCACCCTGGAGTGCGCCCGCGCCGGGGTCACGACCGGCGAGTGGGCGGGGGCGCTGCGCGAGGTGTTCGGCGAGTTCCGGGCGCCGACCGGGGTCTCCTCGGCTCCGGTGGCCGTCCCCGTCGAGGCGGGCTCCGCGCTCGCCGAGGTCCGCGCCAAGGTGGACGCCACCGCGCGTGACCTGGGCGTCGGCAAGCTGCGCTTCCTGGTCGGCAAGCCGGGCCTGGACGGGCACTCCAACGGCGCCGAGCAGATCGCCGTACGCGCGCGTGACGCCGGATTCGAGGTGGTCTACCAGGGCATCCGGCTCACCCCCGAGCAGATCGTGGACGCCGCCCTCGCGGAGGACGTGCACGCGGTCGGCCTGTCGATCCTGTCCGGCTCGCACGCCCAGCTGGTGCCGGACGTGCTCCAGCGGCTGCGTGTGGCCGGTGCCACAGATATACCGGTGATCGCCGGTGGCATCATCCCGAATGGTGATGCGGAGCAGCTCAGGGCCGCCGGAGTGGCCGCCGTCTTCACCCCGAAGGACTTCGACATCACCGGAATCATCGGCGCCATCGTCGACGAGATCCGGAAAGCGAACAAGCTCGACCCCCTGGAGGTCCCCGCATGA
- a CDS encoding CoA ester lyase — protein sequence MTTPVNRLRPRRSCLAVPGSNPRFLEKAQGLPADQVFLDLEDACAPLAKPEARHTIVKFLNEGDWTGKTRVVRVNDWTTEWTYRDVVTVVEGAGQNLDCIMLPKVQTAEQVVALDLLLTQIEKTMGFEVGKIGIEAQIENAQGLNNVNAIAQASPRVETIIFGPADFMASINMKSLVVGEQPPGYPADAYHYILMKILMAARANNLQAIDGPYLQIRNIDGYRAVAQRAAALGFDGKWVLHPGQVEASNEIFSPSQEDYDHAELILDAYDYYTSEAGGKKGSAMLGDEMIDEASRKMALVISGKGRAAGMQRTSKFETPDN from the coding sequence ATGACCACCCCTGTCAACCGCCTTCGCCCGCGGCGCTCCTGCCTGGCCGTACCGGGCAGCAACCCGCGCTTCCTGGAGAAGGCGCAGGGTCTCCCGGCGGACCAGGTCTTCCTGGACCTGGAGGACGCGTGCGCGCCGCTCGCCAAGCCCGAGGCGCGGCACACCATCGTCAAGTTCCTCAACGAGGGCGACTGGACGGGCAAGACGCGCGTCGTGCGCGTCAACGACTGGACGACCGAGTGGACGTACCGTGACGTCGTGACGGTGGTCGAGGGCGCGGGCCAGAACCTCGACTGCATCATGCTGCCGAAGGTGCAGACGGCCGAGCAGGTCGTCGCCCTGGACCTGCTGCTGACGCAGATCGAGAAGACCATGGGCTTCGAGGTCGGCAAGATCGGCATCGAGGCGCAGATCGAGAACGCGCAGGGCTTGAACAACGTCAACGCGATCGCGCAGGCCTCCCCGCGCGTCGAGACGATCATCTTCGGCCCGGCCGACTTCATGGCCTCCATCAACATGAAGTCGCTGGTCGTGGGCGAGCAGCCGCCCGGCTACCCGGCGGACGCCTACCACTACATCCTGATGAAGATCCTGATGGCCGCCCGCGCCAACAACCTCCAGGCGATCGACGGCCCCTACCTGCAGATCCGCAACATCGACGGCTACCGCGCGGTCGCCCAGCGCGCCGCAGCCCTCGGCTTCGACGGCAAGTGGGTGCTGCACCCGGGCCAGGTCGAGGCGTCCAACGAGATCTTCTCGCCCTCCCAGGAGGACTACGACCACGCCGAGCTGATCCTGGACGCGTACGACTACTACACGTCCGAGGCGGGCGGCAAGAAGGGCTCCGCGATGCTCGGCGACGAGATGATCGACGAGGCCAGCCGCAAGATGGCCCTGGTCATCTCGGGCAAGGGCCGGGCCGCCGGCATGCAGCGCACGTCGAAGTTCGAGACCCCCGACAACTAA